The genome window GCAGCCGCGGGTGTCACGCCGGTGAGTGCGGTGCAGGGCACGACGTTCAGCCTCGGGCCGATCACGGCGCAGGTGCTCTGGCCGCCGCCTGATCTCTCGGAGGCGGTCGACTCCAACGCCGGCTCGATCACCCTGCTGCTCCAGAGCCACGGGATCCGCTTCCTGCTCACCGGTGACCTGGACCCGGACGGCGGTGCACGGATCGCCACCGCGGTGCCGGGGCTGCGGGTCGACGTACTCAAGGTCCCGCACCACGGGAGCCGCTTCCAGGACGAGCCGTGGCTGTTGTCGCTCCACCCGAGGATCGCGCTGACCTCGGTGGGCGCCGACAACGACTACGGCCACCCCGCGGCCAGCACGCTGGACCCCCTGACGGCCGAGGGGGTCGAGGTCCACCGCACCGACACGGAGGGCGCGCTTGCTGTGGTTGCGCGAGCCGACGGTCCTGTCGTCGTCCACCAGTAGGGTGTGGCGCGATGAGCACGCCCTCCGCCTCGCAGGTCCTCGGTCGCGTCACCCTGGTGACGGGCAAGGAGGAGTTCCTCTCCGAGCGCACGGTCCGCGCGGTGCGCGACGCCGTCAGGGCGTACGACGCCGAGTCGGAGTTCAGCGAGGCTGCCGCCTCGGAGCTGACCCTCGCCACCCTGGGTGAGCTGGCCGCGCCGAGCCTCTTCTCCTCGATCCGCTGTATCGTCGTGAGATCGCTGGAGAACCTGCCCGACGAGTCGGTCGACGGCCTGCTCGACTACTGCGGGGCCCCTGCCGACGAGGTCGCGCTCGTCCTCGTCCACGGCGGCGGGCAGAAGGGCAGCGGTGTCCTGACCAAGCTCCGCAAGCTCAAGGCGCTCACCGAGGTGAAGTCGGAGGAGCTCAAGGCGTCCGATCTGCCCGGCTTCGTGGCCAATGAGGTCCGCACGTTCGGTGGCCGGATCGATCAGCAGGCCGCGGCCACGCTGATCGAGGCCGTCGGCCACGACCTGCGCTCGCTCTCGGCCGCGGCACACCAGTTGGTCAACGACTTCCCGGACCACGCGATCGGCGAGGCCCAGGTCCGGCAGTACTTCGGCGGACGGGCCGAGGCCAAGTCCTTCGCCGTCGCCGATGCGGCCTTCGCCGGTCGGCGTCAGGTCGCGCTCGAGGAGCTCCGCTGGGCGATCGACGGCGGTACGCCCGGTGTGCTCGTGACGTCGGCCTTCGCCGGCAGCGCCCGTGGGCTCGCGCGTCTCTCTGGTGCGCCGCGGGGCGCCCGTGACGCCGACCTCGCCCGCGACGTCGGCGTGCCGCCGTGGAAGCTCCGCAGCCTCCGCGAGCAGCTCCGCGGCTGGACCCCCGACGCCCTCGCCGGGGCGATCCGCGCCGTGGCCCAGGCCGACGCCGACATCAAGGGCGCCGCCAGCGACCCGGCGTACACCCTCGAGCGGCTCGTCCTGACCATCACGGGGCTCCGCCGCTAGCGCGAGCTCCGGGTTCCTGCCCTGCGAGCTCCGGGTTCCTGCCATGCGAGCTCCGGGTTCCCGCCCCGCGAGCTCCGTGAAATGCACCAACGGCCCACCCATGGGGTGAGCCGTTGGAAGGACCAGAAGCCGGATCTCGCAGGGCGAGAACCCGGATCTCGCGTCAGAGCGAGGCGGCCTTCTTGAAGATGCTGGACTTGCGGTTGGCAGCCTGGTTGGCGTGGATGACGCCCTTCGAGGCAGCCTTGTCGAGCTTCTTGCCGGCCTCGCGGGCGGCGGTCAGGGCGACGTCCTTGTCGCCGGCCTCGGCGGCCTCGCGGAAGCGGCGGACGGCCGACTTGAGCTCGCTCTTGACGGACTTGTTGCGCTCCTGGGCCTTGAGGGCCTGCTTGTTGCGCTTGATCTGCGACTTGATGTTAGCCATGAGTCTCTTTCAGTCTGGGGTGCGGTGACAGTCAGGTTTTCGGTGCGATCCGCCTGGCCCCTCGGGGAAATCAGAGGGGAGAGGCCCAACTGCGAACACGCAAGCGTCAAGATTAGTCGCGTCGACGCGTGTAAAGCCAATTCCAGCAGACCTCGCCCTGCCACCGGGTGACCTCGCGCAGCCAGGGCGAGTTCGACACCGGCGGCTGCGCCGCTGAGTAGAGGTAGTACCCGGTCATGAGCGCGAGGACGATGTCGATCGCCTCCGGGTCCACCGACGACAGCAGGGGGTGGGCGGCGATGTGCGCCTCGACGTCGAGGCCGTCACCGCGCGGGCCGATCAGCAGCAGCAGGGAATCCACCCACGCGGCGCCGCGGACGGGCCAGTTCCAGTCGCAGAGCACCATCGAGCCGTCCGGCCGCACGATCAGGTTGTCATCCCGTACGTCGGCATGGACGAGTGTGTCGCCCTCGGTCACCTCGGCGAAGCGCGCGGCGAGCCCTTCGAGCTCGACCGCGAAGTCGTAGTCCGCGTCGTCGACCGCGACCTTCTCCCACAACGCCGGCCAGTCCTTGAACGCCTCGGCGAAGGTCTCGATCCCGAGACCGGGCGCAGGGGTGAGCTGCTCGGCGATGCGGATCATGAGATCAGACGCCGCGGCCAGGTCGTCGGGGGACCACGGTCGCGCGGGCTGACGGCCGTCGACGTACTCGAAACCGAGCACGATCCACTCGTCACCTGCGCCCCCGCCGAGCGTCCACCTGAGGCGGGGCGCGGGGAGCCCCGGAGGAAGGGTGCGGGCCTTGCGCGCCTCCTCCTTGTAGGAGGCGGCGGCGTAGCGCTGGGCCTTCATCGACGCGGCTTTGATGAAGTGGCGCGTGCCGTCGGCGCAGAGCAGCACCGAGGCCAGGCCGGGGGTGAAGCCGGCGTCCTTGGAGAAGGAGTCGACGACCGTCGTGCCGAGCCTCTGCTCGACCTGGCGGCGTACGTGTGGCGGCAGGTGGACCCAGCCGAGCCGCATCGCGGTCTCGCCGTGGGGGAGGGTGGTCGGGTGAACCTTGGCGGATCGGGTCACCCGACCATCCTCCCAGCGATGTGAGCCGTGCGCTCAGCGACGGGCGGGATCGAGCGTCTTGGTGAAGAGCGCCTTGCCGTCGACGTCCTTGAGCGTGACCGTCAGTTGCTGGGACCGCGCGTCGATGTCGACCTGCCCGAAGAACTGGTAACCCTCCAGTGGTGATGCCGAGGCCCGCGGCGGCGCCGCGACGAAGACCGCCTCAGGGCCGAAGGTCGCGTCCAGTGCGTTCGGCCCGAAGGCACCGGCGTTGAGCGGCCCGGAGACGAACTCCCAGAACTCGTCGAAGTCCTGGTAGGTCGCACGATCGGGTGAGTAGTGGTGCGCCGCCGTGTAGTGGACGTCCGCGGTGAGCCACACGTGGTTCCTGATGCCGGCGCGCTTGAGCTCGGTGAGGAGCTTGCCGAGGGCGATCTCGCGTCCGAGCGGGGCACCGCCGTCGCCCTGGGAGATGCTCTCCTGGTGGGTGCCGTCGGGCACGACCAGCCCGAGCGGCAGGTCGTTGGCGATGACCTTCCAGGTGGCTGTGGACCTCTTGATCTCCCGGAGGAACCACTCGGTCTGCTCGCGCCCGAGGATGCCACCGTCGTCGACGGTCTCGACGTCGGTCGTGTTCGGGTCCTTGTAGGTCCGCATGTCGAGGATGAAGAGGTCCATCAGCGGGCCGTAGGAGAGCTTGCGGTAGACCCGGCCGAGGCTGTCCGGTGAGGCGTCGCCGACGGGGATGTACTCGTGGAAGGCGCGGCGGGCGCGGGCGGCGAGGGGGTCGACCGCGGTGCCGTCGGCGAAGCCGGCCCGGCCCACGAGGATCTCGCCGGGGTACCAGTTGTTGAGCACCTCGTGGTCGTCCCACTGGGCGACG of Nocardioides sp. Kera G14 contains these proteins:
- the rpsT gene encoding 30S ribosomal protein S20; this translates as MANIKSQIKRNKQALKAQERNKSVKSELKSAVRRFREAAEAGDKDVALTAAREAGKKLDKAASKGVIHANQAANRKSSIFKKAASL
- a CDS encoding phosphotransferase family protein, with amino-acid sequence MTRSAKVHPTTLPHGETAMRLGWVHLPPHVRRQVEQRLGTTVVDSFSKDAGFTPGLASVLLCADGTRHFIKAASMKAQRYAAASYKEEARKARTLPPGLPAPRLRWTLGGGAGDEWIVLGFEYVDGRQPARPWSPDDLAAASDLMIRIAEQLTPAPGLGIETFAEAFKDWPALWEKVAVDDADYDFAVELEGLAARFAEVTEGDTLVHADVRDDNLIVRPDGSMVLCDWNWPVRGAAWVDSLLLLIGPRGDGLDVEAHIAAHPLLSSVDPEAIDIVLALMTGYYLYSAAQPPVSNSPWLREVTRWQGEVCWNWLYTRRRD
- the holA gene encoding DNA polymerase III subunit delta, with the translated sequence MSTPSASQVLGRVTLVTGKEEFLSERTVRAVRDAVRAYDAESEFSEAAASELTLATLGELAAPSLFSSIRCIVVRSLENLPDESVDGLLDYCGAPADEVALVLVHGGGQKGSGVLTKLRKLKALTEVKSEELKASDLPGFVANEVRTFGGRIDQQAAATLIEAVGHDLRSLSAAAHQLVNDFPDHAIGEAQVRQYFGGRAEAKSFAVADAAFAGRRQVALEELRWAIDGGTPGVLVTSAFAGSARGLARLSGAPRGARDADLARDVGVPPWKLRSLREQLRGWTPDALAGAIRAVAQADADIKGAASDPAYTLERLVLTITGLRR
- a CDS encoding alkaline phosphatase D family protein, yielding MTTLNRRTLLGSTAAVGTSLAFGSAPALASPSRLAPGLIRSGRPVLTHGIQAGDAVHGAATLWSRADGPARLVAEISRDDSFRHARTVLGPVVRANSDFTGQIRVPGLPSGTDLFYRITAVPEHGHGAVSEPLTGRFRTGATGRKDIRFIWSGDIAGQGYGVNPDLGGYRIADAMRAADADFFLSSGDNCYSDGPVVESVTLPDGRIWRNLVTEEKSQVAQTLDQYRGQFKYNLLADNWRAFLSETAIVAQWDDHEVLNNWYPGEILVGRAGFADGTAVDPLAARARRAFHEYIPVGDASPDSLGRVYRKLSYGPLMDLFILDMRTYKDPNTTDVETVDDGGILGREQTEWFLREIKRSTATWKVIANDLPLGLVVPDGTHQESISQGDGGAPLGREIALGKLLTELKRAGIRNHVWLTADVHYTAAHHYSPDRATYQDFDEFWEFVSGPLNAGAFGPNALDATFGPEAVFVAAPPRASASPLEGYQFFGQVDIDARSQQLTVTLKDVDGKALFTKTLDPARR